A segment of the Aureliella helgolandensis genome:
ACCGATAGGCCGGGCTTCCAGGGGGCTGAAATGGAAAGCTGTAGCGCAGGGGAGTGTGAGCGCCGACCAGAGCGTGACGGTGTAGCCGAACGAATGGAAGAAGGGGAGAATGCCCAGCACCATATCGTCCTCATTGAGATGGATCGCTTCGTCGATCGCCAGAATGTTGCTGGTGATGTTGCCACCGGTCAGGACAACACCCTTGGGGATGCCGGTCGACCCCGAAGTGAAAATAATAGTCAGTGGGTCGCAATGGCGTTGATGCGATAAGCCCAATGCTCTGTGCAGGCCATCGGCAGAACGAAAATTCGCATTGAGAAATGCAAAGAGTTTATCCCCGACCGAGATCTCTTCCTTAACATCTTCCAAGTAGATCAAGGGGCAGCCCAGGTCGACTCCCACTTTCTCCATGAATTTGCGACTGGTGATGACGTGTTTTAATCCCGCCGCCGCACAGCACTGCTGCAGCACTTCTGAAGTGACCGTATAGTTCAGGTTGACCGCGACGCGGTCGGCCAGTGCCAATGCAAAATTCGCGGCAACGGCCGGTACGACCGGCGGTAGAAAGATGCCCACATGTTTTTCATCTTCGGCGAGCGCGGCTCGCACCAAATAGTTGCGCAGCGCCAGTGTGCGTACGAGTAACTCTTGACCGCTCAGTTTGACACCCGTGGAATCGGCTGTTTTTAAACGCTTGCCTCGCTGCTTCAATTGCCGCAATAAACGAAGCGTTACCACCGGCGTCGAGTGATCGAATTCAGTTTCAGTTGACGAGGGCTGCGTGGCAGCGCGGTCGATTTCAGGCACGTCGATTTCCGGCACAAAGAGAGCTTTCTGTGGGCAGACTGTTCTGTCACGGTTCTTGGGGGGACGCCGCGTAGGAGCCAGTATCGAGCAAGGATCCTACATGCTTTTCCATCGAACCGCACGAATTAAACCTTAAACGACTGATGCGTGTCAATTCGGGGGAGTTGGGCAGCACGAAGCCAAACGCCTGAAGAAGTGATACAATGACACGCCAAACCAGTGAATAGCGTCCACTGCCTAGCACTCCTCACAATGTCCGGAGACCGAAATTGCGTAACCCGATTCCCCGCATTTTGAAATCGGTGTTGTACTTGAGTGCTAGTTGGGTGATTGTTGCTTGTGTTGCGTATGGGCAGACGCGGGATGAGGGGGCCAGGAATGAGGGGGACCCTCGCGGTGATTCGGTGCGCAAGCAACTGCCGGATGTGTTGTTCATTGCCGTCGATGATCTCAATGATTGGACCGGTCACCTAGCCGGGCACCCTCAGTCGCAGACTCCCCATATCGATCGATTGGTGGAGCGCGGCGTGGTCTTTACCAATGCTCACTGTGTGGCTCCTGCCTGTAATCCGTCGCGAGCCGGACTCATGAGTGGCATTCGTCCCTGGGAGACTGGAATCTATCTCAATAGCGATCCGGCACAGAGCGTGATGCGTGAGACGTTGACCCTCAACCGCCACTTTCTGGCGCAGGGGTATAAAGCGTTCGGTGGCGGGAAAATCTACCATGGTACCACGAGTGAAGGTCGCGGCGACACGTGGACCGACTGGGGCGGCCGCTTCTCGACGAAGCACGGTGGTGAGCCGAATCGAAATGGGCTTTCCCGCAGTCACTTCGATTGGGGACCGCTCGATATTCCAGCCTCGGAGATGGGGGATTACCAGCTGACCGACTGGGCCATCGACAAATTGCAGCACCAGCCAGTTGACGAGCCGATGTTCTTGGCCGTGGGGTATGTCAAACCTCACTTGCCTTGGTACGTGCCGCAAGAGTACTTCGACCGGTTTCCACTCGATGAAATTCAACTCCCCCTAACGACCGAGTCGGACTTAGACGACATTCCAGCTGCAGGGCGGAAGATGGCTGGTGCCGATGGCGATCATCGGGCCGTGGTAGCAGCTGGTGAATGGAAGAAGGGCGTGCAGGGATACCTGGCAACCATCTCATTTTTGGATGACCAAGTTGGCCGCCTGCTGGAGGGATTGGAGCACAGCCCTCGAGCTGAGAACACGATCGTGGTGTGGTGGACCGACCACGGCTGGGCTTTGGGAGAAAAGCAGCATTGGCGTAAGTTTGCATTGTGGAATGACACCACGCACACTTCCTTTGCCATTGCTGCACCTGGCGTTACTACACCTGGTACTCGCTGTGCGGCAGCCGTTGATTACTTGAGTGTCTATCCCACACTTTGCCAGTTGGCGGGCGTGCCTACGCCGGAGCATGTAAGGGGGCCCAGCCTGTTGCCGCTCCTCCGTGATCCGGCTGCAGAGTGGGAGCATGTGGCCATCTGCACCCACGGTCGTGGCAATCACGCCGCCATGGATCAACGCTATCGATTGATCCGCTACGCGGACGGCACCGAAGAGCTTTACGACACAACCCAAGACCCCAATGAATGGCACAATGTGGCGGGGCGGGCCGAACTGGCCGATGTCAAAGCTAGGCTTGCGCGGGCTCTGCCGGCGGCGGAAGATGAGATTAAAACGCGTCCTGCTAAAGGAAAAGGTGGCAAACGCAATGCGGCCAGCAAACAAGAGTGAGTGAATCTTCGTCCACTCTGGCTAAGGTCTCGAGATTAGGGCTCGCGTGTGGAGTGTGTGCCGCCGTTCTATACACCGCAGCCAATATCTGCTTGCGGCAGGTCGTGCATGTCGATCCCGTTTGGGTCTCAGCCATCAAAGCTATTCCAACGTTCTTGATGGTTGCTCCGCTGGTCTTTCTGCGCTACTGGCGTGGTCAGGTGTTATGGTCGACCCGCAGCGATATTCTCTGGCTCATCGTTACCGGATTTTGTGCGCAAATTTTCGGAAATGTCGCCTTTCAGTGGTCGCTTTCCATTCTTGGACTGGCAATCTCGGTGCCCATGATCCTGGGAGCGATGCTGGTGGGCGGGGCTTTGATTGGTCGCGTCGTGCTGGGAGAACCCGTTCGGCCACGCACGCTCTTGGCCGTTGTGTTGTTGATTGTCGCGGCAGTGATCCTGACCCGTGGTGCTCAGAGCTCCGTTTCCAATCAACCCGATGTCCAGGTTTGGCAGATTGTTTTGGCGGTCTGCGGAAATATGGCCGCTGGCATCGCGTATGCATTCCTGGGCACGATGATGCGTCGCAGCATGCAGGCCGGCATGCCGATGATCTCGACGCTATTTGTGTTGAGTGTTGTTGGCACGGGGTTGCTTGGAACCTGGGCCCTATTCACCGTCGGTGTGCCAGGCATGTTGGCGACCGCGGGGGTGGATTTTGCGATTATGTTTGCCGGTGGCGCCTTCAATGCGCTAGCCTTTCTCTTGCTCGCCAAAGCCCTTCAGCAACTCCCCGTGCTGTACGTGCAACTCCTCAATGCCACGCAAGCGGGGATGGCGGCCATTGCGGGTTGGTTGATTTTTGGTGAACAACTCTCCCCCATGGTACAGCTCGGCTTGGCATTGACGGCTGCCGGGCTGATCATCGCCGGCACCCGCTCCACGCGTCCCAAGCTGATGCGGCCGGCGGCCAAACGCTTAAAACCGTAAACTTTCGGTGGTTCCGGCAACGGTGTCTGGGAGAGGTACGTCTCCCGGCGGATGGAGTCGGTGACTCTCCCCTGCGAGGGTGGCTTTCGTTGGCGGCCGTCGAGGCTGTTTTACTTTCTGCTATAATCGATCGCCTAGCCTGGATCACGAAATGGGGCCTAAGCTCCCCATTGGCTGGCGCTGCGAGCGATTCATCTCCCGCCCGGCGCGCGTCCATGCAGCCCTTGCACGCTGTTCCGACCTCCCCACCTGAGAAGAGACTTCGATGTACCGATCTATACTCTGCAACCTGCTGATGGTGCTGTCCACGCAGTGGCTGTGCCTAGCGTCGTTTTGCTCCGCCCGACAACCGAACGTGCTGTTGGTCATGACGGATGATCAGGGGTACGGCGATCTGGGGGTGCATGGGAATTCGATGATTCAAACTCCGACCTTGGATCAGTTCGCTCGCCAGAGTTTGCGATTGACCGATTTTCATGTGGAGCCGACGTGTGCGGAGACTCGTTCCGCCTTGATGTCGGGGCAGTTTCCCCTGCGGGTTGGAGTGTGGCACACGATCATGGGACGCAGTATTATGCGCGCCGATGCCGTGACGATGCCCCAAGTCTTCCAGGCCTCGGGGTATCGCACGGGAATGTTCGGGAAGTGGCATTTGGGGGACAACTACCCCTACCGCCCCCAAGACCGCGGATTTGACGTAACGCTCCATCATGGTGGCGGTGGCGTAGGACAGACACCCGATGTGTGGGGAAACGACTATTTTGATGATGTCTATCTGGCTAGTGGGAACGCTGGACAAGCAGCCGCCGAAAATGACTCGCGGGAGGAGCGGAGTTCCGTTGCTGCATCGCGTTTAACACCGGTGCGAGGCTATTGCACCGATGTGTTCTTTCGGGCAGCTGAGGAGTTTATTCTGGACGATCGAGAGCAGCCATTCTTTTGCTATCTGGCCACCAATGCCCCGCATGGTCCCTACTATGTCGAAGAGAGCTACAAGCAGCCGTATCTGGAGCAAGGGGTGCCAGAGCCGATGGCGAGCTTCTATGGCATGATCTCCAATATTGATGACAACTTCAAGGGACTGCTGCAGTTGCTCGAGGATCAGTCGCTGTCGCGCGACACGATTGTCGTGTTCATGACCGACAATGGTACGGCGGCAGGCTATCGCCCCCAAGGCAAGGAAGGCGAGTGGAGTGGATTTAATGCTGGTATGCGTGGTACTAAAGGCCAGGCCTATGAAGGTGGACACCGAGTTCCTTGCTTCATTCGCTTTCCCGACGGGCGGATGGCTGACACCGAATTTGATGGGCTAGCTGCCCATGTCGATCTGCTCCCAACCTTGGCGGGGATCGCTGGAATTGATACCCATCCCGCCGAGCATCTCGATGGTCGAAATCTACTCGACGATGTGCATCGAACGCAGGCGTCGGAGCCACGCTCCCTGGTTGTCCAATCGCATCGCGTCGAGCGTCCGCGGTTGTGGACCAAGAGTGCGGTGTTGTTGGAGGACTGGCGATTGATTGATGGCAAGGAGCTCTATTCACTGAAGCAAGATCCAGGACAGACGCAGGACCTTGCCGACGCGCATCCCGATAAGGTAAGGCAATTGCGAGCCGTCTATGAGGCGTGGTGGAGGGATTGTGCTCCCAATCCGGACCAGTACTCGCGGATACCAATCGGCTCTCCTGGTGTTGGACAGGTTACGCTCACGGCCCACGATTGGCATGGGCCGCAACCACCGTGGAATCAGAAGATGATCCTCAAGCAGCCTGCCACGAATGGCTATTGGGAAATTAGCGTCGATCGCCCGGGGTGGTACCAATTCTTGCTCGCCCGTCAGCCTCTCGAAGCCCCGTTGGCATTGAACGGCAATAAAGCGGTCCTGCAGATCGGCGAGTCTGTGCAGACGGTCGAGACACACCCACGGGCTGTGGTAGCACCGATCACCATGCAGCTGGAGGCTGGAGAGTTTCGGCTGTCAACCAAGCTGCTGGGGACCGAGCATGGAAGCCAGGAGGTAGGGGCGTTCGTGGTCTATGCTAATTATTTAGGGGAGCAGCGGCCCGAGTCGGCTGAATTGCCAAACTGGTTGGTACCGGGCGATCGCGTGGCCTGGCTGGGCGGGACGCTCTTCGAAAGAGCCCAGGAGACCGGGCGGCTGGAGTCGGAGTTCGCCGCCCGTGCCCCACTCTCTGGACTGACCTTCTGCAACCTCGCATGGAGCGGCGACGATGCCAGCGGTCGGGCTCGCGCGGTCTTCGGAGCGCCAGGGGATGGCAAGTCCCGACGTACCGCGGACCTTCAATTAGCCCAGCCGAGTGTGGTGGTCGTGGCCTATGGAATGAGTGAAGCGTTGGACGAGACGATTGCGATTGCGAGTTTTCAGGAGGAGCTGCAAGCATTGGTCTTGGAGCAGAAAAGTGCTGGCCGGGAAGTGGTGTTGTGCGAAGTGCCCGAGTTGGTGGTGGATACCCCAGCTACGGCCACTGGCATCGATTGGCCGGAGGTGCAGCGCAAGTACGAGACGCGGCGCACCTCGCTGGACGAGGCCATTGGGGAGGTTGCGAAGCGTACTAGCAAGCTGACCCCCACGATCGTCGTGCGGCTACCTGAACTGCACACAAGTTGGTTTGAGCAGGCGCAGTATGTTAGTCCAGCGGGATATCAAGCTTGGGCTAGTCAGTTTGCGCAATCCGCCGTGGGAGCGGGAGCGGAGGTTGCGGGATCGCTCATGACGCGCCTGGAGCCCCTAGCCGTTGAGGCCAATCGTCTCTTCTTTGAGATGCATCGACCACAGAACGAAACCTATCTGTACCTGTTCCGCAAGCATGAGCAGGGCAACAATGGGGTTGAGCCGCCCCAAAACCGTCCGTTACTGGTCGACCTGCAATTGCGACTCTTGGAGGAGGCCGGGCGCCCTCAAGATTGACGCGCGAGCGGGCGAGGTGAGAGGACTGGGGTGCATCAACGAGCGTCGAAAGCGCAACCCGCCGGTGAGCCAGGACAGGTGGTAGCTGCAACTGGGGAACTGGGGACGCTACCACCCCATAAAAAACTCCAAACGCTCGAAATATCCATAGGCGGTCGCGCGGCGGGTTCCTCGATCGACAAGCAGCTAGGCTGAGGTTCGGGGGAGTGAAATCACCCGCGTGCCGAGTTGGAAAGTCTTGGCGGGTCGAGGGATTGGGGGTATGTTCTTAGGTTCGACGCCTAGGCAAGAGCCGTGCGACACCCTACCCCTCTCTTGGATTCGCTCTAGCGCCAATGAATGCCAGCAATAGTACCTTCCGGCCTCGCTGTCCCACGTGTCAGATGTTGGTGGAAACCGACAACGCTCCAAAATTCCTTCCATTCTGCAGTGACCGCTGTCGTCTGATCGACTTGGGGCGTTGGCTAAATGAGGAGCATGCGGTAACTTGCGACGAGAATGACGAATCGGAAGCTGAGGTCGAACCGACCAGGACGCCCAAGCTGCCTCCTGGCTGGCACGATGCCTAGCAGGCGGCTTAGGGATGAGTGGTTGATCGGTTACCGGTCCTTGAGCCGGCAGCACCTGTTCCCAGTTCCATTACTAGAGACGCCTCAAGGATGCTTTGCGTTCAAGGGCCCCAACCCACCAATCGGCCGCACGACATTTACTCACTGATCTCATAAGATGACCCACAGCGTCGAAGAAACACCTTTCGAAGATCGCCACATACCTCGAGTGGAAATTAGTTGGGATCGTTCGGCTTGGTGGTGGTACCCACTGACGCGGGCAATTCATCCTGCGATGCGCGCTTTTGCACTCGTGCTGAGCCTGGTGGCGATTCTGGTCGCTGTAGGTGGCTGGCGGTTGGGAGATTGGTTGCTCTCGCCGGCATGGCAGGCTTCGGGGCAAGCAATCGTTGCGGCACCGACGGCGTTCTCCTGGCAATTGGGCGGAGCCCTGGAGCGTTTTTTTTCTGAATTCCAGACTTTCGAGCAGTTTGGAATCCGTGAGTTGGGCTTTGTAACGTTTCAGCTTGTGTGGCAGACATTAACCTTTGCCCTGTTTGGTGGCGTGATTGCTCGACGTGGCGCAGTTGAGCTTGGCCAACGCACGGTGGCGGCTTGGGGAGAATCGGTTCGCCTCGTCTCCTCTCGCTGGGCGAGCTACCTGTGGTCGTCTGGAATGCACTTGGTGGGCATCTGTGCTTTGTTGATCCCCGTATTCCTGCTGGGGGTTGTGGCCCGGTTCGGAGCCGTGGGGGCCACCATCGGAGCCGTGGGAGTGTTGGCCTGTTTCCCGTTGGTTTTTGCGATCGGTAGAATGGTCGTCAGCGCCGTTGTTGGCTTTCCCCTGAGTGTGGTGGCAATTTCCCTGGAGCGCAAGGCCGATGCTTTCGAAGGGTTTAGTAGGTCGAATGCCTATTTCTTCCAGCGCCCTATTGAAGCGGCCATCTGCATCTTGGCGTTGTTAGCGATTGGATCTGTTGGCGGACAACTCGTTTTCTGGTCGCTCCATGCTGGCTGGTTCTTTGTCAGTCACAGTTTTGTGTTTACAGCTGGCGGTGTCACGGACGCTTCGCGATTTGGATTGGTGCTCGGGGGGCAACTGACCGAATGGCTAGTTGCAGCGTATTGGTTCAGCTTCTTTTGGACTGGGGCCGCCGCAACCTATCTCATCCTACGGAAATCTGTGGATCATACCGAGTTGGATGAAATGGAACTGTTGGAAAGTCCGATTGAAGAGTCGTTGCCCGCGATCCCAACTGCGGCGGAACGGACTGCGGCCAGCACAACCACTCCTCCATCATCGACCGATCAGGACGCTACTTCTGAGTCGCCCGGTTCGGAGAGTTCGTAGTTGCTCAGGGGGTAGCCTGCACCTTCTAGCCCAGCCTGAAGCCTTTTTCGATCTACAAACTTTCAGAACGTAGCTGCCTCGCATGCCCCGACAACGCAAACGTCGTCCCAATTGGCCCTATCGATTTGCTTGGCTGGCGATTGTTTCGTGCGTCGTGCTCTACATCGTTGGGCAGACCTTGCTTGCCGGCATGACCTATGGGCGCCGTTCGTACGGTACCGATTGGGGGCTGTGCCTAGTTACCGCCCTGCTCGATGCGACGGTTGCCGCTTGGTTCGTTGCCGTGGGAGCTTCCATTGGCAGCTTTTTGAACGTGGTTGCCTATCGTTTACCGTTGGGAAGAAACATTGGGGGGCACTCCGGGTGTCCGTATTGCAACACACCGATTGACGGGACCGACAATGTGCCCGTGCTGGCTTGGATCCAGCTGCGCGGAAGATGTCGCTGCTGTCGATTGCCAATCTCGATCCAGTATCCTCTTGTAGAACTGGCGGTTGCCCTCGTCTTTTTATGGATCTACGTGACCGAGTTCGCAAGCGGCGGGAGCAATCTGCCAGGCGGCAGTTGGGGGGCCCGCGGCAATGGATTTTTGCGGCTAACGGTCACTCCAGAAATTGCGCTGAGGCTCGGCAGCTACTTGTTTGCCATCAGCGGGTTGATTGGGGCAGCTTTAATTGCAGTTCGCGGCAAGAGCGTTCCGTTGAAGCTCTACCTCTGGTCGTTGGTGCCTTGGGTGGTCAGTACTTTGGTGCTGCCTGCGGTGATCATTGTGAAGTGGAGAGTGTCTGGCGAATTATCTCTGACCGATGCCCGCTTGGATGCGGTGGCGAGCCTGTTGTGCGGCCTGGTGGCGGGCATAGCCCTTGCAAGGCTCGTGGCACCGATCGTCTACCCAGGTTTTGACCCACGTCTACTGGCTCAGAATGCGGTTACGCGGGGGGCTCGGCAATGGATGGGCGCGCTGGGCGTGGCAGGGGCCATCGTGGGCTGGCAGGCCGTGGTCTCGCTCGGCTGGTGCATCGTGCTTTCCGGTTGCCTGGCGAGCCTGCTGTTTCGACGTTTCCGGAACCGTGTCAGCTTGGGAGATTTAACGGTTTGGGTTTGGTTCGGCTTACTGCTGTTTCGTGCGAATTGGGCCGCGTTAATGCGCTTCGATGTCTTGCCGGCAAGCTGGCCAGAGGTGATTCGGCAAGTCTTGGGGGCGTTGGGGGTGGCCGTAGTTTGCCTGCTTTATCGAATCCTCAGTTACCGCCCCCCCCTGGAGGATGCCGGAGAATTGCTACCATCGGTGGATTCCTCTTCCCAAACAGACGAGTAGTTGGGCGATTTTGGGGTCTGGGGGAGGTTGGGGGTGTCGAGAGACGACTATTCTCAATGGCATAAATGGCCAAGGTACGCTATACTGGAGTCCCCACCCTGAAGTCGTCGCAGTCTCCAGCGACTCGTGTCTACAGTACCTACCAACCCATCCCACCAACTAACCCAGCCCGATGTGGCCGAATAACGCGCCTGAGCCCGCTAGATTGTTAGCGTTGTTCGCCGGTGCGATATTTCTAAAGGAACCCTCGGATGAGCACTGTTGCAGCCGACTTTGATCGCAATTCGCCGCGCAAAAGCCTGTTTCGTTTTGGCGCCTTGCAGCGGAATCTGAAATGGCTGGCACCCCTCGCCTGTGGACTGGGAATTGCCGGGTATGGCTGGCAAAACCAGTGGTTTGGTGGCTCGACGGCAGCCAATAGCAGCACGTTTCTGACCTATGAGATCCAACCACGCGATCTACCCATTACCGTGATTGAACGCGGTAATCTTGAGAGCCAGACCAATCTACCGGTGTACTGCGAAGTCGACGACGTGCGCAGCGATGGAATTAACGGGACGCCCATCGTCTGGGTCATCGCCAATGGCTCTTCGGTGAAGAAAGGCGATCTGATTTGTGAGCTCGATTCAGCGGCCATTCAGGTCGAATTGGATGACCAGATCTTGGACACTGAGGAAGCTCGTAGTACTGCCATTCAGGCAGAGGCCAATCTGAAGAATCAAGAGATTCAGAATTCGACTGCAGAGTACAAAGCTGAGCTGGATGTGCAGCTGGCAGAGCTCGAGCTGGAGATGTATCAAGACGACTTGGCGGGGTCGCATATCCTGGCCATTGCCGCGATCAACCGTCAGGTCGAGGACCTGAACAATGAGATCCTCGCTGCCGAAATGAACAAAGAACTCCGGAAGAATGAGAAGACCGGCATCGAGAGTTTGTTCAAGTTGGGCTATGCCGGCAAGAGTGAACTCGATCGCGTTGAACTGAGCTACTTGCAGGCCGAAGGTGACTATTCGGCAAAGCTCAACAAGCTCAGGACGCAACTCGCTTCCCTGGAGAAATTGAACACGTTTGACAAGAAGATGCAGCTGTTGGAATTGCAGGGGAAATTGGAGACAAGCCTCCAAGCTCGCAAGCAGGTCTCTGTCACCAACTCAGCCAAGCTAATTCAGATGCAGGGAGTTCTCCTTAGCCGCAACGAACAATTGAGGAAAGAGGAAGAGCGGTTGAAGCGGTATCAAGAGCAGTACGCCAAGTGCAAGATCTACGCTCCGCAAGATGGAATGGTGGCCTATGCCACACCCTCTTCTTCCCGCGATAGCGAGATTGCTGAAGGGGTTCCCGTCCGCCCCCGGCAGCATATCCTTTCCATTCCAAATTTGGAACGCATGCAGGTCAAAGCCAATATTCATGAGTCGGTTCTTGATCGAACACAAGTTGGCCAGCAAGTTGCCATCACCGTCGATGCGTTTCCAGATCGTCGCTACAGCGGAACCGTCAAATCGGTTGCAGTGCTGCCACAACGCAGTTATTACTCCGATACGAAGACCTATGAAACCACCATCGTTATTGACGAGGATGTCTATCAGCTGAAACCGGGGATGACTGCGGTCAGCGAAATCAAGGTGGACTATTTAAAGCAAGTGAATGCCGTGCCAGTGCAAGCCGTTGTGCAGCGTGCTGGAGTGAATTGGTTGTTTGTGCAAGAGGCCGGCCAAGTCGAACGGCGCCAAGTCACCTTGGGGGCAAGCAATGATCAATATGTGATGGTCTCTCAAGGAGTTGATTCTGGCGACCAAGTTGTCCTGAATCCAGCCAGCTTGATGGAGGGCCAAGAAGAGGATGGTGGGCTTGAATTCACTCCAGCCGATCCACAACCTCAAGAGACCCTGGTCGCTACCAGCGACGAGGTAGCAAGGGTTAACTAGTGCTGCATCGCGCCGGCATGCTTGCTTGTGCGGCGCGGGTTCTGCCTGCGGCCGCCAAGCCGTAGCAGCTTGCAGCTCGAGCGACGAGCTTCAGGTGCCTATCTTAGGGCACCCGGCGCCAGTCCCCTACCGGTTACCGAACACTCTTTTACCGCAACCTATCATTGGGGAAACAAGTGTGGATTGCAACTTTTAGGCTAGCTATTCGCAATCTACTCTTGCATAAACTTCGCAGCTTCTTGACCGTCCTGGGGACGATCCTAGGGGTGGCGAGTGTGATTGCCATGCTCAGCGTGGGCGAAGGCTCCAAGAAGGCTGCCGTTGATCAAATACGGCAATTGGGAGCGACCAATGTTATGGTACGCAGTGTACGGCCGGGGGCGAATGGTGATAAAAGCGGCGATACTTCTTCTAGTGGCAATGCCTCCGGAGGCCGAACAGAACTCGAGTACGGTCTCAAGCATGAAGACTTGAGAATGCTGGAGGGGCTTGCCAACTCCGACCTGCAGGCTGAGCAACTCGTCAAACAAATCGTTCCCATCTCCTTGTTGCGCAAGAATGCCCAGCATGGAACGAAGCGGATTGAGAATTCACGCTTGCTCGGTACGACCCCGGAGTTGCTTCAGGTCAAGAATTTGAAACTGGCCCGCGGGCGTTTTTTGATTCCAGCGGATTTGCGAGACTTGGCCAATGTGGTCGTGCTTAGCGAGGGGGCTGCGCGGCGGTTGTTCACTTTTGAGGATCCGATCGGTGAGCCGGTGTTGCTCGGTGATGGAGCCTATCGCGTCGTTGGAATCCTGAAGCAACAGGCCTCTGGCAATGCTACCGCCGGTCAAGTGGGGACCGAAGATCTGAACGAGGATATGTATATTCCCATCACCTCTGCGCGCAGCCGCTTTGGGGAGCGGCAGCGGATTGTGACTGCGGGAAGCAGGAGCTACGAACGCAATGAGTTGAGTGAGATTGCCATTGCGGTAGGATCCGAGGACCATGTCCCGCAGATTGCCGAGATGGTTCGCAAACTCTTGCACACCAAGCATCGCAACGATCATGAATACGAAGTGATCGTGCCGCTTGAATTGCTGCAGCAGGCAGAGCACGAAAAGCAGATCTGGAACATCGTGTTAGGCTCCATCGCAGGTATCTCCTTGTTGGTGGGTGGAATTGGAATCATGAACATTATGTTAGCCACTGTCACCGAGCGGACTCGCGAG
Coding sequences within it:
- a CDS encoding sulfatase produces the protein MRNPIPRILKSVLYLSASWVIVACVAYGQTRDEGARNEGDPRGDSVRKQLPDVLFIAVDDLNDWTGHLAGHPQSQTPHIDRLVERGVVFTNAHCVAPACNPSRAGLMSGIRPWETGIYLNSDPAQSVMRETLTLNRHFLAQGYKAFGGGKIYHGTTSEGRGDTWTDWGGRFSTKHGGEPNRNGLSRSHFDWGPLDIPASEMGDYQLTDWAIDKLQHQPVDEPMFLAVGYVKPHLPWYVPQEYFDRFPLDEIQLPLTTESDLDDIPAAGRKMAGADGDHRAVVAAGEWKKGVQGYLATISFLDDQVGRLLEGLEHSPRAENTIVVWWTDHGWALGEKQHWRKFALWNDTTHTSFAIAAPGVTTPGTRCAAAVDYLSVYPTLCQLAGVPTPEHVRGPSLLPLLRDPAAEWEHVAICTHGRGNHAAMDQRYRLIRYADGTEELYDTTQDPNEWHNVAGRAELADVKARLARALPAAEDEIKTRPAKGKGGKRNAASKQE
- a CDS encoding DMT family transporter: MSESSSTLAKVSRLGLACGVCAAVLYTAANICLRQVVHVDPVWVSAIKAIPTFLMVAPLVFLRYWRGQVLWSTRSDILWLIVTGFCAQIFGNVAFQWSLSILGLAISVPMILGAMLVGGALIGRVVLGEPVRPRTLLAVVLLIVAAVILTRGAQSSVSNQPDVQVWQIVLAVCGNMAAGIAYAFLGTMMRRSMQAGMPMISTLFVLSVVGTGLLGTWALFTVGVPGMLATAGVDFAIMFAGGAFNALAFLLLAKALQQLPVLYVQLLNATQAGMAAIAGWLIFGEQLSPMVQLGLALTAAGLIIAGTRSTRPKLMRPAAKRLKP
- a CDS encoding sulfatase-like hydrolase/transferase, which codes for MYRSILCNLLMVLSTQWLCLASFCSARQPNVLLVMTDDQGYGDLGVHGNSMIQTPTLDQFARQSLRLTDFHVEPTCAETRSALMSGQFPLRVGVWHTIMGRSIMRADAVTMPQVFQASGYRTGMFGKWHLGDNYPYRPQDRGFDVTLHHGGGGVGQTPDVWGNDYFDDVYLASGNAGQAAAENDSREERSSVAASRLTPVRGYCTDVFFRAAEEFILDDREQPFFCYLATNAPHGPYYVEESYKQPYLEQGVPEPMASFYGMISNIDDNFKGLLQLLEDQSLSRDTIVVFMTDNGTAAGYRPQGKEGEWSGFNAGMRGTKGQAYEGGHRVPCFIRFPDGRMADTEFDGLAAHVDLLPTLAGIAGIDTHPAEHLDGRNLLDDVHRTQASEPRSLVVQSHRVERPRLWTKSAVLLEDWRLIDGKELYSLKQDPGQTQDLADAHPDKVRQLRAVYEAWWRDCAPNPDQYSRIPIGSPGVGQVTLTAHDWHGPQPPWNQKMILKQPATNGYWEISVDRPGWYQFLLARQPLEAPLALNGNKAVLQIGESVQTVETHPRAVVAPITMQLEAGEFRLSTKLLGTEHGSQEVGAFVVYANYLGEQRPESAELPNWLVPGDRVAWLGGTLFERAQETGRLESEFAARAPLSGLTFCNLAWSGDDASGRARAVFGAPGDGKSRRTADLQLAQPSVVVVAYGMSEALDETIAIASFQEELQALVLEQKSAGREVVLCEVPELVVDTPATATGIDWPEVQRKYETRRTSLDEAIGEVAKRTSKLTPTIVVRLPELHTSWFEQAQYVSPAGYQAWASQFAQSAVGAGAEVAGSLMTRLEPLAVEANRLFFEMHRPQNETYLYLFRKHEQGNNGVEPPQNRPLLVDLQLRLLEEAGRPQD
- a CDS encoding DNA gyrase inhibitor YacG codes for the protein MNASNSTFRPRCPTCQMLVETDNAPKFLPFCSDRCRLIDLGRWLNEEHAVTCDENDESEAEVEPTRTPKLPPGWHDA
- a CDS encoding A24 family peptidase; its protein translation is MPRQRKRRPNWPYRFAWLAIVSCVVLYIVGQTLLAGMTYGRRSYGTDWGLCLVTALLDATVAAWFVAVGASIGSFLNVVAYRLPLGRNIGGHSGCPYCNTPIDGTDNVPVLAWIQLRGRCRCCRLPISIQYPLVELAVALVFLWIYVTEFASGGSNLPGGSWGARGNGFLRLTVTPEIALRLGSYLFAISGLIGAALIAVRGKSVPLKLYLWSLVPWVVSTLVLPAVIIVKWRVSGELSLTDARLDAVASLLCGLVAGIALARLVAPIVYPGFDPRLLAQNAVTRGARQWMGALGVAGAIVGWQAVVSLGWCIVLSGCLASLLFRRFRNRVSLGDLTVWVWFGLLLFRANWAALMRFDVLPASWPEVIRQVLGALGVAVVCLLYRILSYRPPLEDAGELLPSVDSSSQTDE
- a CDS encoding efflux RND transporter periplasmic adaptor subunit; its protein translation is MSTVAADFDRNSPRKSLFRFGALQRNLKWLAPLACGLGIAGYGWQNQWFGGSTAANSSTFLTYEIQPRDLPITVIERGNLESQTNLPVYCEVDDVRSDGINGTPIVWVIANGSSVKKGDLICELDSAAIQVELDDQILDTEEARSTAIQAEANLKNQEIQNSTAEYKAELDVQLAELELEMYQDDLAGSHILAIAAINRQVEDLNNEILAAEMNKELRKNEKTGIESLFKLGYAGKSELDRVELSYLQAEGDYSAKLNKLRTQLASLEKLNTFDKKMQLLELQGKLETSLQARKQVSVTNSAKLIQMQGVLLSRNEQLRKEEERLKRYQEQYAKCKIYAPQDGMVAYATPSSSRDSEIAEGVPVRPRQHILSIPNLERMQVKANIHESVLDRTQVGQQVAITVDAFPDRRYSGTVKSVAVLPQRSYYSDTKTYETTIVIDEDVYQLKPGMTAVSEIKVDYLKQVNAVPVQAVVQRAGVNWLFVQEAGQVERRQVTLGASNDQYVMVSQGVDSGDQVVLNPASLMEGQEEDGGLEFTPADPQPQETLVATSDEVARVN